DNA sequence from the Aptenodytes patagonicus chromosome 13, bAptPat1.pri.cur, whole genome shotgun sequence genome:
TCTGGAAAAGCATCTGCTTGCAGCCTTGACCCAGGGAGCAGGGAAGCAGCCCGGGCAGCATGCAGGGCAGAGTCCCCTGGGAGGTGGCAGGGTGGGAAAGGGGGGGGTCAGCCTGCGCGTCTCCGCTCTCCTTACCGCCGCGGGCATCACGTACCTCACCAGCACGCTGACAAGGAGGGCAGCGACCATGGGCCCTACCCAGTACACCCAGTGATAGTCCCAGTAGTTTGCTACCAGAGCTGGCCCGAAGGCTCTGGCAGGATTCATGCAGGCTCCGGACACGCCACCTCTGAAAGAGGAACAAACTGGCTGCATCAGCCCTGCAGGACGCGAGACCGGCACTCGTCTTCCTCGCTGCCAGGACAGGGCAAtgcatggggcagggagggggtgctGGGCGAGGGGCAGCAGCGTACCCCTCCCGGGGCTCCTTGCTGGGGGTCTGGCCCTGCTCTGGGTGGGCGGCAGGCTTGGACCACCCCGGCCCCCATCCAGGCACAGCTGCTCGGTGCCCGGGGACAGTTTGCCCTGACAGCGTAAGGAAGCCCAGACCCGAGCGGCTGCTatgctgcagcacagggaccaGCCTGGCCCCGACAGCCCCGCGGCGGCTGCTCACCGGCAGGCACCTGTCTTTGCTCACGAGCGTTTGCAAGCTATCGGGGAAAACCTGGCACGGGGTGGAAGCATGAGTGTCTATTTTGGGGCTTGCCGGGAGCCGGGCTTTTAAACAGGGAAAGCTCTGCACCACGCGTAGGTAGCAGAGCGGGGCAGGAGAGACAATAGCGTTTACAGGTTAAAGAAAACTGCAACAGATAAATATTTGCACACGAGGTTTGTGCAGTGTTTAAATAAGAGCTCTGAATCCCGCTAGAGGGGGCACTGCCTTAACTAAACAACCCATTAACATTCATAATTGCGTGCACTCGTTATCTGATTGCAGTGGCACAAGACCCAGGCTGCTCGCCTGAAATGCCTGCCTGCGCCGAGGCTGAGCTTGGCAGCGTTTCCAGCAGCCACAAGGACACACGGCGAGGAATGACTCCAGATAAACCCTCTCCTGTTTGCTCAGGGCTTCCTACAACAAACATGGCCCCTGCAGCCTTTTGGTTTTATCAGCCCATAACAGGTGCTTGTAAAGGCCGCTCTGGCTGAAGTGCCACGCGCTGGGCTTGAGCCGCCGGCCTCTCCTGCACCCGGCCGGGCTGCGCCCAGCAGCTCCCCCCAAAAATGTCAGAGGGGCCAGTGGGCTCATTCGCCAGCCTCTGCAGTGTGCTCGGCTCTCCTCAATTGCCCTGGCCGGCAGgttctgtgctgtgctgtgaggGGGCatatcccaccccaccccatctcatcccatcccGCCCCATCCCATCCTACCCCATCCCAGGCACGGGCACTCTCCCCTCCCTGGTGCAGGATGCAGCAGCCGCAGCGCTggccagggaaggagctggggagccCTGATGCGGGGAGCCAGTGCTTTGAGCTGCCCCCCCTGGGCTCTGCTCAGCCAGCACTTCAGGGAGCTCTGAGCACCAGCTCCATCCCCGCAGACCGTGGTCCCATCCTGACCCCCTGCTCGAGGCACCCTGCCCGGTGACAGCGGCTGCTGGAGTGGATGGCACTGGCTGGCCGGTGGGAACATGCACGGGGGAGAGGACTCGCAAGCTCACCCTGCCAGGATGTCGACCGTGACCGTGAGGCCGATGCAGAAAGGTGCCAGCAGGGTCTTGGTCTTCCCATTGACGGCGCCCATGCAGACCGCAAGGACCAGGAAGGTGGTCATGACGATCTCACCCACGAGGACGGAGGGGATCTGCTCGTCAGCCGTGATGCTGCTGAAGGCTCCTCCGCTGGCGTTCACATACCGCTCGCTTGCCGCCACGGCCTGTGCGGGGGGAGCCCTGTTTGTGCCGTCCACGCTCCATATTGTGGGCTTTAACGGGCATATGTGCTCACTGTCAGGACAGCGTGGGCGGGCGTAGCATCAGGTTAAAGAGGAGCTAATCTCATCACTTTCCTCCTGAAAGCCAGCCCTAAGCGCCTGGCAAATATAAAGTCATTAGCGAAGGCTCTCAGCATCTCCCGAGATAATGAGCCAGCCACCGCTCTCTCTCCCGCCAGCCACCGCTCTCCTGGTGGGATGAGCCTCACCCAGGCACTGAGGGGTTTGCGGCGGCCAAATGGCAGCGTGCTGCTGGGTTCGGGCTGCCTGGACGCTGCGAATGGGCAGCACCAAACATAAATTAAGCTTACAGCACAGTGCCGTAAGTAGAACCGCAGGCAAACACCGTGCGTGAAAATGGCTGGAGCTGCAGAGGTACCGTGCATCATTCTGTGCCTAATTAGCGCGCCATAGCAAACCTCCAGAGAACAGCTGCCATTGAGAATTAATTAGCCGGGCCTCAGAGCGCTGTGCAGAGGCGGCACCCCCACATCTGCGCGACACTGCCAGACCCGAGCCTGCGGCGGGGGGCGAGTTGTCCGAATCCTGCAGTCAGACCGTGAAAGACCTGGGAGGAGGAACTGGGCACCCTGGCCCCGAGTGCCAGACAAGCCCCACGCCCACACAGCAAACCTGTGAGCCACACCACCCTGTGAGAAATCAGCACTCTTAACTACATGCAGAACCGATGCACCAAGTCCTCCTCGCCCTCCCCAGCACGCACATTGCTGCTGGAGACCCCGGGGCTGGGCAGCAGGTTGGGGCTGGCCAGGCCAGCTCTGGCAGAGCAGGGGGTCCCTGCACCCCAGTGTTAGCCCTGGTTAAAGAGACTCCCTGGGTGTCTGTACCTTTGCCAGGCCGGCTCCTATCATCCCTCCGCAGAGCTGGGAGACCCAGTAAGGAATAAGCATCATGATGTTCAGCTCACCGACCAGCCACACGGCCAAGGACACGGCGGGGTTGAAGTGGCCTCCACTGCAAAGGAGAGAGGAGCATCAGTGAGGGGTTCACCCCCAGCACAGAGTTCCCTCCTGGGGGCTCGAGCACTGTGCTCGCCATGGGCTGGAGCCACAAATGCTTTTTCAGTCCTTGCCGTGAGAAGTTG
Encoded proteins:
- the AQP8 gene encoding aquaporin-8; translated protein: MAAAERGHPPAKEAMVGIDTKSKSLQPHWYERYVQPCVAELLGSALFIFIGCLSVVEDAEGTGRLQPALAHGLALGLTIAILGDISGGHFNPAVSLAVWLVGELNIMMLIPYWVSQLCGGMIGAGLAKAVAASERYVNASGGAFSSITADEQIPSVLVGEIVMTTFLVLAVCMGAVNGKTKTLLAPFCIGLTVTVDILAGGGVSGACMNPARAFGPALVANYWDYHWVYWVGPMVAALLVSVLVRLLIGDRTTRLLLK